The sequence GTTGTGCGGCACGCTGAGGCGCGGTTGGGCGGTGGGCGCTGTCGCGGCGTGGGCGGCATCTGGAACGATCGAGGCCGCTGGTCGCGTTGGCCGGGGGAGTACAGGCGAGACGGAGGCAACCATGGCTGGGGTGCTGAGCAAGGGGGCGAACGCGCCGCTGCCGACGCCTGACGTGCGGGTGGAGATCTCCTCGTCGACGCCGCTGGACATCGCCGCGCTGCTCGTCACCGCGTCCGGGCGGGTCCGCTCGGACGCCGACTTCGTCTTCTACAACCAGCCCAGCGGCCCCGGGGTACGGCTGCGACCGCCGTCGACGCTGGAATTCTCGCTCCAGGCGGTGCCGCCGGACATCGACAAGGTGGTCGTGACGGGCAGCCTGGATGGCTCGGGGCCGCCGACCTTCGCCGCGGTGAACGGGCTGAGCGTCGCGGTGCTCGCCAGCCAGGGCGGCGCCGAGATCGCCCGCTTCGACCCGTCCGACCTGCGGACTGAGACCGCCCTCATCATGGTCGAGCTCTACCGTCGCGCGGGTAGCTGGAAGGTGCGCGCGGTCGGCCAGGGCTATGCGTCCGGGCTCGCGGGTATCGCCACCGACTTCGGCATCAGCGTCGACAGCGACGCCCCCGCGGCCGCGCCGCAGGCTCCGCCCGCGCCGCCGACCCCAGCGCCCCCGCCGCCGCAGCCTCTGACGCGCCCGAGCGCGCCGGCGGCGCCGCCCGCCCCGGCAGGTGGGCCGGGACGGTGGGGCGAGGGCGACTACGAGGCTCCGACCCAGCTGGTCCGGCCGGACCAGCCGCCGACTCCCGCCTCCCCGTCGTCGCGTGGCGCGGCCACCGGGCCGCCGCCCGGCGGACCGGCGCAGGGCCAGCCGCCTGCGTCGCCGCAGTGGGGTCCCCCGCCGACCGCCCAGCCGCAGTACGGGCAGCAGCCGCCGCGGGCGCCGCAGCCGCCGCCGGGGGGTCAGCCGCAGCCGCAGGGCCCGCCGCAGTGGGGCCCGCCGCCCGGCCAGCCGGGCCAGTGGGGCGCACCGCCCCCGCCCGGGGCGCAGCCGGGCCAGTGGGCCGGCCAGTCGGGGCAGCAGTGGGCGCCTCCCGCCGGGGCGCCGGTGAACCCGGCCTGGGGCGCGCCGCAGCCCGGGCAGCCGGGGGGACCGCCCGCCGGCGGTCAGTGGGGCCCGCCGCCCGGTCAGCCGCCCATGGACAAGGCCTGGGGACCGCCGGCCGCCGGGGTCAACCTCGACAAGGGGCGCGTGTCGCTGCGCAAGGGCGAGGCTGTCTCGCTGGTCAAGACCGGCGCTCCGCCGCTGACCCGGGTCCGGATGGCGCTTGGCTGGGATCCGGCCGCGCAGGGCAAGGACATCGACCTGGACGCGTCCTGCATCCTCTACGACGCGCACGGCAAGGACGTCGACCGCGTCTGGTTCATGTCCAAGAAGGGCGCGAAGGGCGCCGTGCGGCACTCCGGTGACAACCTCACCGGGGCGGGCGAGGGCGACGACGAGACGATCTTCGTCGACCTCGGGGCGCTGCCGCCGACGGTGATCGCGCTGGTCTTCACCGTGAACAGCTTCGCGGGCCAGCCGTTCACCGACGTCCGGCGGGCCTACTGCCGGCTGATCGACGACCTGACCAGCCAGGAGCTGGTCCGGTTCGACCTGTCGGACTCCAAGCGGTCCACCGGCCTGGTGATGTGCAAGGTCCAGCGGGTGCCGAACACGCCGGTGTGGTCGATGACCGCGATCGGCGAGTTCCACGACGGCAAGACGGTCCGCGCCATGATCGAACCGGCCCGCCGGTATCTCTGAGCCGCCCTTCGACCACGCCGCCTCAACGCGGCGGCGCCTCTGATCGCTGGACCCGTCCAGCGGAGGCGTGATCGCCGTCTCGGCCCTGGCGTGGTCGCGATGGCGGCCGAGGCACGACCGCCCCAGGGCCAAAACGGCGATCACGACGGGACGGCTGACCTCGCCGGCCCCGGTCGGGGCTGGGGCCGGCGGGCGCGGGCCGGTGGGAACAGGGGCCGCGGCCGTGACGCTGGTGGCAGAGCAAGCCGCCGCTGCGCGAGGCCGCGGGGCAGGAGTTCCGGGAGGCCGCGTTGGCGGGCATCGACCTGCACACCCACTCCACCGCGTCCGACGGGCTGTTGGCGCCCGCGGCGCTCGTGGCCGCGGCGGCCGGTGCCGGGGTCGGCGTTCTCGCGCTGACCGACCACGACACGACCGCGGGGGTCGCCGAGGCCGAGGCCGCGCTGCGGCCCGGGATGACCCTGATACCGGGCGCGGAGATCTCGTGCGAGGTGCGGGTCGACGACGGCCGGGTGATCAGCCTGCACGTGCTCGCGTACCTGTTCGACCCCGCGGAGCCGGAGTTCGTCGCGATGCGGCGGCGGGTGCGGGAAAGTCGGGATTCCCGGGCCCGGCGGATGGTGGAGCTGATGGTCGCCGACGGGCTGCCCGTGAGCTGGGAACAGGTCCAGGCCCGGGCGCGGGGAACGGTCGGGCGGCCGCACGTCGCCGGCGCGCTGCTCGAGGCGGGGCTGATCTCCGACCTCGACGAGGCGTTCGGGCCGAAGTGGATCGGCAGCCGGGGCCCCTACCACGCGCGCAAGGACCAGCCGGACGTCGCCGAGGCGCTTCGGTTGATCCATGGCGCCGGCGGGGTGAGCGTCTTCGCGCACCCCTACGCGGCCGCCCGGGGCCCGATCATCGGGCCGGACACGATCGAGTACATGGCGTCGCTGGGCCTCGGCGGCGTGGAGGTCGACCACCCCGACCACGAACCGGCGGCACGGGATCGACTGCGGGACCTCGCGGCCAGCCTCGGCCTGCTGACGACCGGTTCGAGCGACTTCCACGGCACCCGCGAAGGGCCGGGCCGCGGCCTCGGCGCCCACAGCACCGGCCCCGACGTACTCGCCGAGATCATCGACCGCGCCTCCGGTGACACTCCGCGCTCGGCCTGACCGGCGGCGATTGGCCGTGAGCCATACCTGGTGGTCGGCGAGGCGCAGGGCCTTGTCACCGCCAGGTATGAGTCAGGCGAGGTGCCCGCAGGGTGGGAGGTTCCCGCTGGGCGGAGCGTCCCGCTACTGGGCCAGCTTGTAGTCGCGCAGGAGCGCCCGGCTGATGATGCGCTTCTGGACCTCGGAGGTGCCCTCGCCGATCAGCATGAAGGGCGCCTCGCGGAACAGCCGCTCGATCTCGTACTCCTTCGAGTAGCCGTAGCCGCCGTGGATCCGGAACGCCTCGGTGGTGACCTCGTAGCAGTACTCGCTGGCCAGGAACTTCGCCATGCCGGCCTCGACGTCGTTGCGCTCGCCGCGGTCCTTCTTGCGGGCGGCGTTCACCATCATCAGGTGGCCGGCCTCGATCTTCGTCGCCATCTCGGCGAGCTTGAAGGCGATGGCCTGGTGGTCGGCGATCGGGTGGCCGAAGGTCTTGCGCTGCTGCGCGTAGGCGATGGCCAGCTCGAACGCGCGGATCATGATCCCGCAGGCCCGGGCGGCGACGTTGACGCGGCCGACCTCGACGCCGTCCATCATCTGGTAGAAGCCCTTGCCGGTCTTCTCCGGGCCGCCGAGGATCGCGCTGGCCGGCACCCGGTGGTTGTCGAGGACCATCTCGGTGGTCTCGACGCCCTTGTAGCCCATCTTCTCGAGTTTGCCGGGAATGGTCAGGCCGCCCGTGGTGCCGAAACCTGGCTCCTTCTCCAGCAGGAACGTCGTCATGTTCCGGTAGACCGAGTCTGCGCCCTCGTCGGTCTTCACCAGAGTGGCGACGACCCCGGACTGGGCGCCGTTCGTCAGCCACATCTTCTGGCCGTTGATGACGTAGTCCTCGCCGTCCCGGGCGGCCCGGGTCGTGATCGCCGAGACGTCCGAGCCGCAGCCGGGCTCGCTCATCGAGAACGCGCCGCGGACCTCGCCGGTGGCCATCTTCGGCAGCAGCCGGGCCTTCTGTTCGTCAGAGCCGTGCTGGAGCAGCAGGTACGCGACGATGAAGTGCGTGTTGATGACGCCGGAGACGCTCATCCAGCCGCGGGCGATCTCCTCGACCACCAGCGCGTAGGTGAGCAGGGACTCACCGAGGCCGCCGTACTCCTCCGGGATCGTGATCCCGAAGAGGCCCATCTCCTTCATCTGCTCGACGATCTCGGCCGGGTACTCGTCCTTGTGCTCGAGTTCCGTGGCGTGCGGCAGAATCTCCTTGTCCACAAAGGTGCGGACCGCCGCGAGTATGTCGGCCTGAATCTCCGTGAGACCGTCGGTCTGCGCGATCCTGCCCATTTCCTGTGGATCCTTTCCTGGTTCTGCGGCGAGGGCTCGGCTGTGGTCAGGGTGGCGCCCGCCGCGGGTCGCGGGCGGGCGCGTCACCGTTACTGGGCCGGCGGCTCGAACTTCTTGGTGCGCTGCATGCCCGCGGCGCGGCCCTTGCCGGCGATGACCTGAGCCATCTTCGCGCTGGCCTCGTCGATCATCTCGTCGCCGAGCATGACGGCGCCGCGGTGGCCACCGGCCTCCGAGGTGTGCCAGGCGTACGCGTCGAGGATCAGTTCGGCGTGGTCGTAGTCCTCCTGGCGGGGCCGGTAGACCTCGTTCGCCGCGTCGATCTGGCCGGGGTGCAGCACCCACTTGCCGTCGTAGCCGAGCGCGGCGGACTTCTTCGCCACCGACCGGAACGCGTCCACGTCACGGATCTGGAGGAACGGCCCGTCGATGGCCTGCACGCCGCGGGCGCGGGCCGCCTCGACAATCTTGAAGAGCGGGTAGTGGAACGGGTCGCCCGGATAGTCAGGGTTCAGCGCACCCACGACGAGGGACGGCATGTTCATGGACGCCATGAAGTCGGCCGGACCGAAGATGATGGTCTCGATGCGGTCGCTCGCGAATGCGATGTCCTTGACGTTGGACAGGCCGAGCGCGTTCTCGATCTGCGCCTCGATGCCGATACGGCCGACCTCGAACCCCATCACCTGCTCGATCTGGCTGAGCAGCAGGTCCAGCCACTGCACCTGAGCGGCGGTCTGCACCTTCGGCAGCATGATGCAGTCGAGGTTCTGCCCGGCACCCTCGACGACGGTGATGACGTCGCGGTAGGTCCACTTCGTGGTCAGGTCATTGACCCGGACAACTCGGGTCTTGCCGGTCCAGTCGCCCTCGTTCAGCGCGGCCACGACATTGCCGCGGGCCGCCTCCTTCGCGCCCGGAGCAACGGAGTCCTCCAGGTCACAAAAGATCTGGTCCGCGGGCAGGCCCTGAGCCTTGCCGAGCATCTTGGTCGACGAGCCAGGAACCGCTAGGCAGGAGCGGCGGGGACGTAGCGACATGATCGAGATAGTAGCCGCAGCCCGGTGCCGGCGCCCGAGAACGAAGCCGTTGTGGATCATGTTCGAGTGTGGGTTGCCTCACCGCGTTATTCCGCCCACGAAGTAGCCGGTGCTTTCTGGCAATTGGACTGGGCGGTCCGTCCAAAGATGGCGACGGCCGAGGCTTCGTCGGTCGTCCGACCCGGGCTCGCCGGCCGACCGGCGGGGACGGCCGCGGCGGGCCGCGCGATCGCTCCCGCCTTGGCGCCGTCAAATGGGGGCGCGGTAGCTTTGCGCTGTGAGCAGCGAGGCACCGTGACGGCGACCGGGGCACAGCGCACGCCGGCGCCGGTCCGGGTCTACTGCCGGCGGCTGCACGGGCTGCTGGTGCTTGACCCCAACGGCGACCAGGTCGGCCGCGTCCGTGATGTGGTCGTCACGCTACGCCCTGGCCACGCCGCGCCCCGCGTACTCGGCCTGGCCGTGGACGTGCAGCATCGGCCGATCTTCGTGGCGATGGGCCGGGTGACCGGTGTCGAGTCCGGAGCCGTGATCCTGTCGTCGGCGCGGCTGAGCTGGCGGCGGTTCGCCCAGCGCGCCGGCGAGACCCTCGTCCTCGGCGAGCTGCTCGACCGCCGGGTCACCGAGGTCTCCAGCGGCAAGGAGGTCACGGTCGTCGACGCGGCGATCGCGCCGATCCGCAGCGGCGAGTGGATCCTCGATCAGGTGGCCGTCCGGGTCGGCCGCGGCCGGCGCGGCGACATGCGCACCGTCGGCTGGGACGAGGTCAGCGGGTTCTCGCTGCAGGAGGACGGCCAGGGCGCGGCGAACCTGCTCGCCGCGTTCGAGAAGCTGCGCCCGGCCGACCTCGCGTCGATGCTGCACGACCTGTCCCACAAACGGCGGGCGGAGGTCGCGGCGGCACTGGACGACGAGCGGCTCGCCGACGTCCTGGAGGAGTTGCCCGAGGACGAGCAGGTCGAACTGCTCGGCGGGCTGGCCGAGGACCGGGCCGCCGACGTGCTGGAGGCGATGGGCCCGGACGACGCCGCCGACCTGCTCGGCGAGCTGCCCGCCGAGGACGCCGAGCGGCTGCTGCGCCTGATGGATCCGGAGGAGGCAGGGCCGGTCCGCCAGCTCCTGCGCTACGCCGACGACACCGCGGGCGGCCTGATGACCAGCGAGCCGGTGATCCTCGCGCCGAACGCCAGCGTCGCCGAGGCGCTCGCCCGGGTGCGCGCGCCGGAGCTCTCCCCGGCCCTCGCCGCCCAGGTCTACGTGGTCCGGCCGCCGTATGAGACGCCGACCGGGCGCTACCTGGGGCTGGCCCACTTCCAGCGGCTGCTGCGCGAGCCCCCGGCGACGCTGATCGGCGCGGTGATCGACGCGGACGTCCGGCCACTGCGGCCGGACACCCACCTCGCCGAGGTCACCCGGCACCTGGCGTCCTACAACCTGGTCGCGGCGCCCGTGCTCGACGACGCCGGCCGGCTGGTCGGTGTCGTCACCGTCGACGACGTCCTCGACCACCTCCTCCCGCCGGACTGGCGGGAGCGGCAGCTCGACGACGACGTCGAGCACCGCGCGGCCGAGGAGGCCACGACCCTCGACGACGACTTCGACGACTTCGGCCGGAGCGACGATCCGGAGCGGGACAGGGCCCAGCTCGCGGGGGACCCGCCGCCGGACGAGCCGGGCCCGGACGGGCCCGGCGTCGAGCGTGCGGATCTCGAACCGGAGGACGGGGACCCGGGCCGCTAGCCGGCGCGGACCGTCCCGCTCCGCCGGCTCCAGCCGTCAGCCGAAGCAGGCCGTCAGCTGGCGCGGAGGGGTCAGGTCAGCGAGC is a genomic window of Pseudofrankia inefficax containing:
- a CDS encoding TerD family protein codes for the protein MAGVLSKGANAPLPTPDVRVEISSSTPLDIAALLVTASGRVRSDADFVFYNQPSGPGVRLRPPSTLEFSLQAVPPDIDKVVVTGSLDGSGPPTFAAVNGLSVAVLASQGGAEIARFDPSDLRTETALIMVELYRRAGSWKVRAVGQGYASGLAGIATDFGISVDSDAPAAAPQAPPAPPTPAPPPPQPLTRPSAPAAPPAPAGGPGRWGEGDYEAPTQLVRPDQPPTPASPSSRGAATGPPPGGPAQGQPPASPQWGPPPTAQPQYGQQPPRAPQPPPGGQPQPQGPPQWGPPPGQPGQWGAPPPPGAQPGQWAGQSGQQWAPPAGAPVNPAWGAPQPGQPGGPPAGGQWGPPPGQPPMDKAWGPPAAGVNLDKGRVSLRKGEAVSLVKTGAPPLTRVRMALGWDPAAQGKDIDLDASCILYDAHGKDVDRVWFMSKKGAKGAVRHSGDNLTGAGEGDDETIFVDLGALPPTVIALVFTVNSFAGQPFTDVRRAYCRLIDDLTSQELVRFDLSDSKRSTGLVMCKVQRVPNTPVWSMTAIGEFHDGKTVRAMIEPARRYL
- a CDS encoding PHP domain-containing protein; this translates as MAGIDLHTHSTASDGLLAPAALVAAAAGAGVGVLALTDHDTTAGVAEAEAALRPGMTLIPGAEISCEVRVDDGRVISLHVLAYLFDPAEPEFVAMRRRVRESRDSRARRMVELMVADGLPVSWEQVQARARGTVGRPHVAGALLEAGLISDLDEAFGPKWIGSRGPYHARKDQPDVAEALRLIHGAGGVSVFAHPYAAARGPIIGPDTIEYMASLGLGGVEVDHPDHEPAARDRLRDLAASLGLLTTGSSDFHGTREGPGRGLGAHSTGPDVLAEIIDRASGDTPRSA
- a CDS encoding acyl-CoA dehydrogenase family protein, which translates into the protein MGRIAQTDGLTEIQADILAAVRTFVDKEILPHATELEHKDEYPAEIVEQMKEMGLFGITIPEEYGGLGESLLTYALVVEEIARGWMSVSGVINTHFIVAYLLLQHGSDEQKARLLPKMATGEVRGAFSMSEPGCGSDVSAITTRAARDGEDYVINGQKMWLTNGAQSGVVATLVKTDEGADSVYRNMTTFLLEKEPGFGTTGGLTIPGKLEKMGYKGVETTEMVLDNHRVPASAILGGPEKTGKGFYQMMDGVEVGRVNVAARACGIMIRAFELAIAYAQQRKTFGHPIADHQAIAFKLAEMATKIEAGHLMMVNAARKKDRGERNDVEAGMAKFLASEYCYEVTTEAFRIHGGYGYSKEYEIERLFREAPFMLIGEGTSEVQKRIISRALLRDYKLAQ
- a CDS encoding HpcH/HpaI aldolase/citrate lyase family protein, with product MSLRPRRSCLAVPGSSTKMLGKAQGLPADQIFCDLEDSVAPGAKEAARGNVVAALNEGDWTGKTRVVRVNDLTTKWTYRDVITVVEGAGQNLDCIMLPKVQTAAQVQWLDLLLSQIEQVMGFEVGRIGIEAQIENALGLSNVKDIAFASDRIETIIFGPADFMASMNMPSLVVGALNPDYPGDPFHYPLFKIVEAARARGVQAIDGPFLQIRDVDAFRSVAKKSAALGYDGKWVLHPGQIDAANEVYRPRQEDYDHAELILDAYAWHTSEAGGHRGAVMLGDEMIDEASAKMAQVIAGKGRAAGMQRTKKFEPPAQ
- a CDS encoding magnesium transporter MgtE N-terminal domain-containing protein — translated: MTATGAQRTPAPVRVYCRRLHGLLVLDPNGDQVGRVRDVVVTLRPGHAAPRVLGLAVDVQHRPIFVAMGRVTGVESGAVILSSARLSWRRFAQRAGETLVLGELLDRRVTEVSSGKEVTVVDAAIAPIRSGEWILDQVAVRVGRGRRGDMRTVGWDEVSGFSLQEDGQGAANLLAAFEKLRPADLASMLHDLSHKRRAEVAAALDDERLADVLEELPEDEQVELLGGLAEDRAADVLEAMGPDDAADLLGELPAEDAERLLRLMDPEEAGPVRQLLRYADDTAGGLMTSEPVILAPNASVAEALARVRAPELSPALAAQVYVVRPPYETPTGRYLGLAHFQRLLREPPATLIGAVIDADVRPLRPDTHLAEVTRHLASYNLVAAPVLDDAGRLVGVVTVDDVLDHLLPPDWRERQLDDDVEHRAAEEATTLDDDFDDFGRSDDPERDRAQLAGDPPPDEPGPDGPGVERADLEPEDGDPGR